From the genome of Gemmatimonas phototrophica, one region includes:
- a CDS encoding DUF4287 domain-containing protein, with protein MSGNQSDQSPKGPASYFPSIEKKYGKPMEFWLDLVRSRTGMKHMEVVSWLKAEHGLGHGHANAIVAYVFAQAK; from the coding sequence ATGAGTGGGAACCAATCGGATCAATCCCCCAAGGGCCCGGCGTCCTACTTCCCCTCCATCGAAAAGAAGTACGGAAAGCCAATGGAATTCTGGCTCGATCTTGTGCGCAGCCGCACCGGCATGAAGCACATGGAGGTAGTGAGCTGGCTGAAGGCAGAGCACGGGCTGGGGCACGGACATGCCAACGCGATTGTTGCGTATGTGTTCGCACAAGCGAAGTAG
- a CDS encoding EAL domain-containing protein, translating to MLKAWLGRTSPSNDTTGATVLWTRTRNARPGLLAWCMVFGISFLCVAATWSAIEVGRDDRDMREEAQLVGALWDSTILAIEKDFSRLLERTPASCDEATIRRIVSVSFTSEVARAYFLRPAASAPWCGPLGVRRLYTLPPLPNDGDVLLYLEPSIRSRGLRTLSTRGGAALVAELDPNVLSRLALPVSANANRWDRHVGTGRGTPVPWMNVPQPAEPAGALWQRTSWSPERRISLTQSITVDHLLFRVRRNLFVLLLLTTALAIAAMSWIQGQLRDRANPQRRLEVALRKRRFEPYVQPIVDTRSGRCVGGEILMRWVHPARGVLPPMEFIGLAEESRLIVPMSNLVMAKARDRLASIIATHRDLYFSFNITPAQLRTPAFDETLARIFDAASVPRQYVLLEVTERDVVDARSEAVLHALREAGYKLALDDFGTGQSSLASIERLTIDRLKIDREFVRQIDASTTERPVLDTIIALAHTLQIPLIAEGVETDAQWDYLATRGVQYVQGYLVARPMAIEDFRRWIDAYHADIAEPTSSGVPTPRRSARISEGLKPLTESPGEGLPQLTNEQLLDEMRGLDGIEVRDRHHHLRRYPQCFVAADAVTWMVNRWSVSRAVAVRLGERLTALGYIEHVVSEHDFADAYLFFRFVGAEHDATAHSNDALPELDAVAQQLREREGILIGGCRRYGLWYESCFSGRALHEWLRTRFMLTESAAVGVAKALMLRGDVVHVFDDRPFEPTGELYRLR from the coding sequence ATGCTGAAGGCCTGGCTCGGCAGAACATCCCCATCGAATGACACGACCGGCGCGACCGTGTTGTGGACACGGACGCGCAATGCCCGTCCGGGGCTGCTGGCCTGGTGCATGGTCTTTGGCATTTCGTTCCTGTGCGTCGCCGCCACGTGGTCAGCCATCGAAGTGGGCCGTGATGACCGTGATATGCGCGAGGAAGCCCAGCTCGTTGGTGCACTTTGGGACTCAACCATCCTTGCCATTGAGAAGGATTTCTCCCGCCTCCTCGAGCGTACTCCGGCCAGCTGTGACGAGGCGACGATTCGGCGCATCGTCAGTGTGAGCTTCACCAGCGAGGTGGCTCGCGCCTACTTCCTGCGCCCGGCCGCCAGCGCCCCGTGGTGCGGACCGCTCGGGGTGCGGCGTCTGTATACGTTGCCGCCGCTCCCCAACGATGGAGACGTACTCCTGTACCTCGAGCCGTCCATCCGATCCCGTGGTCTGCGCACGCTCTCCACTCGGGGAGGCGCGGCCTTGGTGGCTGAACTCGATCCGAACGTGCTGTCGCGGCTTGCCCTTCCCGTGTCGGCCAATGCCAATCGATGGGACCGCCATGTCGGAACGGGACGAGGCACGCCCGTGCCATGGATGAATGTGCCACAACCGGCCGAACCAGCCGGCGCACTGTGGCAGCGCACGTCGTGGTCACCCGAGCGTCGCATAAGCCTGACGCAATCGATCACGGTCGATCACCTGTTGTTTCGCGTGCGGCGCAACCTCTTCGTGCTGCTGCTGCTGACCACCGCGCTCGCCATTGCCGCGATGAGCTGGATTCAAGGGCAGCTTCGCGATCGAGCGAACCCCCAGCGGCGGCTTGAAGTGGCACTCCGCAAGCGGCGTTTCGAGCCGTATGTACAACCGATCGTCGATACCCGAAGTGGGCGGTGCGTAGGCGGGGAAATTCTGATGCGCTGGGTGCATCCGGCTCGTGGCGTACTCCCGCCAATGGAGTTCATCGGTCTGGCCGAAGAGTCGCGCCTCATTGTCCCCATGTCCAACCTGGTCATGGCCAAGGCACGCGACCGGCTTGCCTCGATCATTGCAACGCACCGCGATCTGTACTTCTCCTTCAATATCACGCCGGCGCAGCTGCGTACTCCAGCCTTCGACGAAACGCTCGCCCGGATCTTTGACGCCGCATCGGTTCCCCGGCAGTATGTGCTGCTGGAGGTCACGGAGCGTGACGTGGTGGACGCCCGCTCCGAGGCGGTCTTGCATGCCCTGCGGGAGGCTGGCTACAAGTTGGCACTCGACGACTTTGGCACCGGGCAAAGCAGCCTCGCTTCCATCGAGCGTCTCACCATTGACCGACTCAAGATCGATCGGGAGTTCGTACGGCAGATCGATGCTTCCACGACTGAGCGGCCGGTACTGGACACGATCATCGCGCTGGCGCATACGCTGCAAATTCCCCTGATTGCCGAGGGGGTGGAGACCGATGCCCAATGGGACTACCTCGCAACGCGTGGCGTGCAATACGTGCAGGGCTATCTTGTAGCCCGGCCCATGGCGATCGAGGACTTTCGCCGCTGGATTGACGCCTACCATGCGGACATCGCGGAGCCCACCTCCTCCGGCGTGCCGACACCGCGTCGCTCGGCGCGCATCTCCGAGGGGCTCAAGCCACTGACCGAATCGCCCGGCGAAGGGCTTCCCCAGCTGACCAACGAGCAACTGCTCGACGAGATGCGCGGACTGGACGGCATCGAAGTGCGGGATCGCCATCATCATCTGCGTCGCTATCCGCAGTGCTTTGTTGCCGCGGATGCCGTGACGTGGATGGTCAACCGCTGGTCAGTGTCGCGAGCGGTCGCGGTGCGTCTTGGCGAACGGCTCACGGCGCTCGGATACATCGAGCATGTGGTGTCCGAGCACGACTTTGCCGACGCCTATCTCTTCTTTCGCTTTGTCGGAGCCGAACACGACGCCACGGCACACTCGAACGATGCTCTGCCGGAGCTTGACGCCGTCGCTCAACAGCTCCGTGAGCGCGAAGGGATTCTCATTGGCGGATGCCGTCGGTATGGGCTCTGGTACGAAAGCTGCTTCTCCGGACGAGCGCTGCATGAGTGGTTGCGTACCCGGTTCATGCTGACGGAGTCCGCCGCCGTGGGCGTGGCCAAGGCGTTGATGCTGCGTGGGGACGTGGTGCACGTCTTCGACGACCGCCCCTTTGAACCTACTGGCGAACTATATCGCCTGCGGTAG
- a CDS encoding DUF3047 domain-containing protein: MTRLPFALAVSVAMAAHGAQQNPGERDLLTLSAATASDSLPPLWQRRAVRGSTSPTSAIREDGSGRFLSINGERQAAWFALDLRRQPLARGGTAHLEYRLPVVPAGSDLTVRDQSDAALRLYFVLESPRRLLPGTRLVMYSMGTVNSGVRVQRTNTVCDIRVPQSRTLTWQSFVVSPANDAARDCGWNEGRILAVGMMQDTDQTGAPAEAHIRAFVWRE, from the coding sequence ATGACTCGGCTTCCCTTTGCCCTGGCGGTTTCAGTGGCGATGGCGGCGCATGGCGCCCAGCAGAACCCCGGAGAGCGTGACCTGCTCACGCTCTCCGCGGCAACCGCCAGCGACTCGCTCCCTCCCCTCTGGCAGCGGCGCGCGGTTCGAGGATCCACATCACCCACCTCCGCCATTCGTGAAGACGGGAGTGGTCGGTTTCTGTCCATCAATGGCGAGCGTCAGGCGGCGTGGTTTGCGCTCGACCTCAGGCGCCAGCCGCTCGCCCGCGGTGGCACGGCGCACCTGGAGTACCGCCTCCCCGTCGTCCCTGCCGGTAGCGACCTCACGGTACGCGACCAATCCGATGCGGCGTTGCGCCTGTACTTCGTGCTGGAAAGTCCGCGGCGACTGCTGCCCGGTACACGTCTGGTGATGTACTCAATGGGAACCGTGAACAGCGGTGTGCGCGTACAGCGCACAAACACCGTGTGTGACATTCGTGTGCCGCAATCCCGTACCCTGACGTGGCAGTCGTTCGTCGTATCACCAGCGAACGATGCGGCACGAGACTGTGGCTGGAACGAGGGTCGCATTCTCGCCGTGGGAATGATGCAGGACACCGATCAGACGGGAGCGCCAGCGGAAGCCCATATTCGTGCATTCGTCTGGCGCGAATAA
- a CDS encoding DUF1579 family protein: MIPTSHHGRFAGPNRLWFMPGTPAHLSDGTLVVSADRVSVSWAHEGTPKEGELVLRGPRASCRGDFTDTFHSVKPMVLHGHTQGHAVALYGTYPAGDGSPDWGWRIVLDWCDPDAFTFRMFNVLPDGQEALAVDLRGARVG, translated from the coding sequence ATGATTCCTACCTCCCATCACGGCCGTTTCGCCGGTCCCAACCGGCTCTGGTTCATGCCGGGCACACCGGCCCATCTCTCGGACGGCACGCTCGTCGTTTCCGCAGATCGCGTGTCCGTGAGTTGGGCGCACGAGGGCACACCAAAGGAAGGCGAGCTGGTGCTTCGCGGACCAAGGGCCTCGTGCCGAGGCGACTTCACCGACACGTTCCATTCGGTGAAGCCGATGGTTCTGCATGGCCACACCCAAGGCCACGCCGTTGCGTTGTACGGTACCTATCCCGCGGGGGATGGGTCGCCGGATTGGGGCTGGCGCATTGTCCTTGACTGGTGCGACCCGGACGCCTTCACGTTTCGCATGTTCAACGTGCTCCCCGATGGCCAGGAAGCACTCGCCGTTGACCTGCGCGGCGCACGCGTTGGCTGA
- a CDS encoding sensor histidine kinase, whose amino-acid sequence MERSLPHVLTRHTSGVLWRSLGGFAVIMMAAVVAVSWWSVRQTLERTADVVESLLGLYADPTGEPTTVAPAMLVDQLAGVGARFFITRRMTDGNAQRRAYFLTPQMPAREIAGISPNADNEEIAGALRAGLAGRQLNFAILHRARGSFDIFVALDRTPYLFAVGGLLVATVVLLPISVLVARRATRQLVQDSLAPVEQLRAEIAAITPAALQERVTTPTGWRETTEIADTVNGLIDQVDQAHRALAAFTADASHELRTPLTFVRAQAQWLLDRPRSAQDMREAVALMSDEAERMHRLVEQLLLLARGDNNDLETPESHVDVAAIVHEVAEVTTGLVAQRPIAVVTDIKEPLQVRGDAGQLRQILLNLASNAARYTDAGTIALRGRQVSTGIELDVADTGIGIAPAHVPRLFERFFRAESSRSRASGGAGLGLAIVRMLVDHHGGEITVSSEAGQGSCFTVRIPTA is encoded by the coding sequence ATGGAGCGTAGTCTTCCGCATGTTCTTACCAGGCACACCAGTGGTGTGCTGTGGCGTTCGCTTGGTGGCTTCGCCGTAATCATGATGGCAGCGGTCGTCGCCGTGTCTTGGTGGTCGGTTCGGCAGACGCTGGAGCGCACGGCAGACGTGGTGGAGTCGTTGCTCGGTTTGTACGCCGATCCCACCGGTGAGCCCACCACCGTAGCGCCGGCCATGCTGGTGGATCAGCTGGCCGGCGTTGGCGCGCGGTTTTTCATCACGCGGCGCATGACAGACGGGAATGCCCAGCGTCGCGCCTACTTCCTGACCCCGCAAATGCCGGCCAGGGAGATCGCCGGGATCTCCCCCAACGCGGATAACGAGGAGATCGCCGGTGCGCTGCGGGCCGGACTGGCCGGTCGGCAGCTGAACTTCGCCATTTTGCATCGCGCTCGTGGCTCCTTCGACATTTTTGTTGCCCTCGATCGCACGCCGTATCTCTTTGCGGTGGGCGGACTCTTGGTCGCCACCGTCGTGCTGCTGCCAATCAGCGTATTGGTGGCGAGGCGCGCCACGCGACAACTTGTGCAGGACAGTCTGGCACCGGTGGAACAACTCCGGGCGGAGATTGCCGCCATTACCCCCGCCGCCTTGCAGGAACGCGTCACGACACCAACCGGGTGGCGCGAGACGACCGAGATTGCCGACACCGTGAACGGGTTGATTGATCAGGTGGATCAGGCCCACCGTGCTCTGGCAGCGTTTACCGCCGATGCAAGCCACGAGTTGCGGACACCCCTCACCTTTGTGCGTGCGCAAGCGCAATGGCTGCTCGACCGTCCCCGTTCCGCGCAGGACATGCGTGAGGCGGTCGCGCTGATGTCGGATGAAGCCGAACGGATGCACCGTCTGGTTGAGCAGCTCCTGCTCCTCGCGCGAGGCGACAACAATGACCTCGAAACGCCCGAGTCACACGTTGATGTGGCCGCCATTGTGCACGAGGTGGCAGAAGTAACCACCGGCCTCGTGGCGCAACGCCCCATTGCAGTCGTGACCGACATCAAGGAACCGCTGCAGGTGCGCGGCGATGCGGGTCAGCTGCGCCAGATTCTGCTCAACCTGGCCTCGAACGCGGCCCGATATACCGACGCGGGGACCATTGCGTTGCGGGGGCGTCAGGTCTCAACGGGCATCGAGTTGGATGTTGCCGATACCGGCATCGGCATCGCACCCGCGCACGTTCCTCGGCTGTTCGAACGCTTCTTTCGCGCCGAATCGTCTCGGAGTCGCGCCTCTGGTGGCGCCGGTCTCGGATTGGCCATCGTGCGCATGCTGGTGGATCATCACGGTGGCGAGATCACAGTATCCAGCGAAGCCGGTCAGGGCAGTTGCTTTACGGTGCGAATCCCGACCGCCTAG